In a genomic window of Penaeus vannamei isolate JL-2024 chromosome 10, ASM4276789v1, whole genome shotgun sequence:
- the LOC138862901 gene encoding vigilin-like: MPLREDDPSESCTLIGKEKDRVLTLKKLADIKGQVRSSESASPDIAPAHYVKAIGKGGARISYIWEKYGIRVNVPKDRESPIVVSGLSANVRGAITELEELVQQYVLQQCVVLPVEILPEDIGIAIGKGGCHASKVQEEFWVKLRTHSREHPEWPLVVEGPLGAPEKAVASIQLQRHGVRIHLPERNKPGAQILVTGLKENARAAVAELELMANLKLRPEHVLVPLHIRREEHILVLGPEGSMAAWIERNYGVQFLWPRAENMPLLLAGLTEDVSRADAALLKRLSGRRAH, from the exons ATGCCGTTGAGGGAGGACGATCCTTCGGAATCATGTACCTTAATCGGCAAGGAAAAGGACCGTGTGCTGACGCTCAAAAAGCTCGCGGACATCAAAGGACAGGTCCGCAGCTCCGAAAGCGCTTCCCCTGACATCGCGCCAGCGCACTACGtcaaggccatcggcaagggcggcgcccgcATCAGTTACATCTGGGAAAAGTACGGCATCCGGGTTAACGTTCCCAAGGACAGGGAATCGCCCATCGTCGTATCTGGCCTGTCCGCCAATGTGCGCGGGGCCATCACGGAgttggaggagctcgtccagcagTACGTGCTCCAACAGTGCGTAGTCCTCCCGGTGGAGATCCTTCCCGAAGACATCGGCATCGCCATAGGAAAAGGCGGATGCCACGCCTCCAAGGTCCAGGAGGAGTTCTGGGTTAAGCTCCGCACCCACTCCCGCGAGCACCCTGAATGGCCCCTGGTGGTCGAGGGGCCTTTGGGCGCACCCGAAAAAGCCGTGGCCTCCATACAACTCCAG AGACACGGGGTGAGGATCCATCTCCCTGAGCGGAACAAGCCCGGCGCCCAGATCCTGGTGACGGGCCTCAAGGAAAACGCCCGGGCCGCCGTCGCCGAGCTCGAGCTCATGGCGAACCTCAAGCTCCGCCCCGAGCACGTCCTCGTGCCGCTCCACATCAGGCGCGAGGAGCACATCCTGGTGCTCGGCCCCGAAGGTAGCATGGCCGCATGGATTGAGCGCAACTATGGCGTTCAGTTCTTGTGGCCGAGGGCTGAAAACATGCCCTTGCTACTGGCAGGGCTCACTGAGGACGTGAGCAGGGCGGACGCCGCCTTACTGAAGAGGCTGTCCGGCCGACGCGCCCACTGA